One part of the Aspergillus luchuensis IFO 4308 DNA, chromosome 5, nearly complete sequence genome encodes these proteins:
- a CDS encoding uncharacterized protein (COG:S;~EggNog:ENOG410PU3A): protein MATQGPSPLPPTTILSSKPISQAAAHDFLAAYLDRAATDPALQPNAGISEHGPTSRTTAAAPNLILHNLKRVQAGLAGEVLGRDLALAKLSAGEDGNAQQTEAGNEGWEDPKKLQEEVVAADDDDDVRMDMDAVETEQNAETAAGLDKEERKRKKKERRLAEKRAKAKSDA from the coding sequence ATGGCCACCCAGGGTCCCTCTCCGCTACCCCCTACAACCATCCTCTCTTCCAAGCCTATCTCCCAGGCTGCCGCGCACGATTTCCTGGCTGCCTATCTCGATCGCGCCGCCACAGACCCCGCCCTCCAACCTAATGCCGGTATCAGCGAACATGGCCCGACCTCGCGCACCACGGCTGCGGCACCCAACCTCATTTTGCACAACCTGAAGCGCGTTCAGGCTGGTCTTGCTGGCGAAGTTCTGGGCAGGGACCTGGCTCTTGCGAAGCTCAGCGCTGGAGAGGATGGCAATGCGCAGCAGACAGAGGCTGGAAatgaggggtgggaggaCCCGAAGAAGCTTcaagaggaggttgttgctgccgatgatgatgacgatgtccGGATGGATATGGATGCTGTTGAGACAGAGCAGAACGCCGAGACTGCTGCGGGTCTTGAtaaagaggaaaggaagcggaagaagaaggagcgcAGACTTGCAGAGAAGAGGGCAAAGGCCAAGTCGGACGCTTGA
- the GCD11 gene encoding translation initiation factor eIF2 subunit gamma (BUSCO:EOG09261TPN;~COG:J;~EggNog:ENOG410PFEJ;~InterPro:IPR027417,IPR000795,IPR004161,IPR044128, IPR015256,IPR044127,IPR009001,IPR009000;~PFAM:PF00009,PF03144,PF09173;~go_function: GO:0000049 - tRNA binding [Evidence IEA];~go_function: GO:0003924 - GTPase activity [Evidence IEA];~go_function: GO:0005525 - GTP binding [Evidence IEA]): protein MAANGDFSDDESQPGSPMLDANGHDDIEEQEPLDQESKPLKSAMKKAVPPPQPKRPELPEQPNPETLDLSTLTPLTPEIIARQATINIGTIGHVAHGKSTVVKAISEVQTVRFKNELERNITIKLGYANAKIYKCDNPECPRPTCFKSFKSEKEVDPPCERDGCSGRYRLLRHVSFVDCPGHDILMSTMLSGAAVMDAALLLIAGNETCPQPQTSEHLAAIEIMKLSHIIILQNKVDLMREDGALQHYQSILKFIRGTVADGSPIIPISAQLKYNIDAVNEYLVSHIPVPVRDFTASPHMIVIRSFDVNKPGAEIEELKGGVAGGSILTGVLKQNDEIEIRPGLVTKDENGKIQCRPIFSRVMSLFAEHNDLKFAVPGGLIGVGTRVDPTLCRADRLVGFVLGHRGRLPAIYTELEVNYFLLRRLLGVKTADGKQAKVAKLTKNEVLMVNIGSTATGAKVVGVKADAAKLSLTSPACTEVGEKIAISRRIEKHWRLIGWANIVAGNTLEPILN, encoded by the exons ATGGCTGCCAACGGCGACTTCTCTGACGACGAGTCCCAGCCTGGATCCCCCATGCTCGATGCGAACGGTCACGATGACATCGAAGAGCAAGAGCCCCTCGACCAGGAGTCCAAGCCTCTGAAGTctgcgatgaagaaggcggttcctcctccccagcccaaGCGGCCAGAGCTGCCCGAGCAGCCGAATCCGGAGACTCTGGACCTGTCCACGCTGACTCCTTTGACCCCCGAAATTATTGCGCGCCAAGCCACAATCAACATTGGCACCATCGGTCACGTCGCTCACGGCAAGTCGACGGTCGTTAAGGCTATCTCCGAGGTCCAGACTGTCCGTTTCAAGAACGAGCTGGAGCGAAACATTACGATCAAGCTGGGTTATGCCAACGCGAAGATCTACAAGTGCGACAACCCCGAGTGCCCTAGGCCGACATGCTTCAAGAGCTTCAAGAGTGAGAAGGAAGTCGACCCGCCTTGTGAGAGGGATGGCTGCAGTGGCCGCTACAGACTGTTGAGACATGTGTC TTTCGTCGACTGCCCCGGTCACGATATTCTGATGAGTACTATGTTGTCTGGTGCCGCCGTCATGGACGCTGCCCTTCTCCTTATTGCCGGAAACGAAACTTGCCCTCAACCTCAGACTTCGGAGCACTTGGCCGCCATCGAAATTATGAAGCTCAGCCACATTATCATTCTGCAGAACAAGGTGGACTTGATGAGAGAGGATGGTGCCCTGCAACATTACCAGTCGATTCTGAAGTTCATCCGTGGTACCGTCGCCGATGGCTCTCCGATCATTCCCATCTCTGCACAGCTTAAGTACAACATTGATGCTGTCAACGAATACCTGGTTTCGCACATCCCGGTCCCGGTCCGCGATTTCACCGCTTCCCCTCACATGATCGTCATTCGTTCCTTCGATGTGAACAAGCCCGGTGCCGAGATTGAGGAGCTGAAGGGTGGTGTTGCCGGTGGTTCCATCTTGACTGGTGTTTTGAAGCAGAACGACGAGATTGAGATTCGCCCCGGTTTGGTCACCAAGGACGAGAATGGCAAGATTCAGTGCCGTCCCATCTTCTCTCGGGTCATGTCCCTCTTTGCCGAGCACAACGACCTTAAGTTTGCCGTCCCTGGTGGTTTGATTGGTGTCGGTACTCGCGTGGATCCTACTCTGTGCCGTGCTGATCGTCTCGTTGGTTTCGTCCTTGGTCACCGTGGACGCCTTCCCGCTATCTACACCGAGCTGGAAGTTAACTACTTCTTGCTTCGTCGTCTGCTCGGTGTCAAGACCGCCGATGGCAAGCAGGCCAAGGTTGCCAAACTTACTAAGAACGAAGTTCTCATGGTTAACATTGGTTCTACGGCTACCGGTGCTAAGGTCGTTGGTGTTAAGGCTGATGCCGCCAAGCTCAGCTTGACCAGCCCTGCTTGTACCGAGGTTGGAGAGAAGATTGCCATCAGTCGGAGAATTGAGAAGCACTGGCGTCTGATCGGTTGGGCCAACATTGTCGC TGGTAACACCCTTGAGCCCATCCTGAACTAA
- a CDS encoding mitochondrial 54S ribosomal protein bL34m (COG:J;~EggNog:ENOG410Q084;~InterPro:IPR000271;~PFAM:PF00468;~go_component: GO:0005840 - ribosome [Evidence IEA];~go_function: GO:0003735 - structural constituent of ribosome [Evidence IEA];~go_process: GO:0006412 - translation [Evidence IEA]), whose protein sequence is MENCRCALASSGGEKKSEVVRALRRRSSIFSPPSWTTSRIPPSPSPGFRVSDVQLRLTVVFKLLINMLCLRCTALPTAFRSFAAPATRLTSAPLTSTATSLSTPFRALSSTTLSSLRLPQQHLPSQSLITSSSTTTIRSLLSTKNSFANQQTRSFSASASLGGKRDTYNPSRRVQKRRHGFLARLRSRGGRKILLRRRARGRKSLSW, encoded by the exons ATGGAGAACTGTAGATGCGCTCTTGCATCGTCCGGCGGAGAGAAAAAGTCGGAGGTGGTCCGTGCACTGCGGCGCCGGAGTTCAATTTTCAGTCCGCCGTCATGGACAACATCTCGCATCCCTCCATCGCCGTCCCCAGGTTTCCGCGTCAGCGACGTCCAATTACGCCTCACCGTCGTCTTCAAACTCCTCATCAATATGCTTTGCCTTCGGTGTACGGCTCTGCCGACCGCTTTCAGGTCCTTTGCGGCCCCAGCAACCAG ACTCACCTCCGCACCGCTCACATCCACCGCAACCTCTCTATCAACACCGTTCCGTgccctctcctccacgacCCTCTCCTCGCTCcgcctccctcaacaacatctCCCCTCTCAGAGCCTCAttacctcttcttccaccactaCTATCCGCTCTCTGCTCTCCACCAAAAACTCCTTCGCAAACCAACAGAcccgctccttctccgctAGTGCCTCGTTGGGCGGAAAGCGCGATACCTACAACCCCTCGCGGAGGGTGCAGAAGCGCCGTCACGGATTCTTGGCTCGGTTGCGCTCGCGAGGTGGACGGAAGATTCtgttgaggagaagggctAGGGGGCGAAAGTCGCTGAGCTGGTAG
- a CDS encoding zinc metalloprotease (COG:O;~EggNog:ENOG410PFIX;~InterPro:IPR001915,IPR027057,IPR032456;~MEROPS:MER0002635;~PFAM:PF01435,PF16491;~TransMembrane:5 (o20-38i123-143o169-188i195-222o310-329i);~go_function: GO:0004222 - metalloendopeptidase activity [Evidence IEA];~go_function: GO:0008233 - peptidase activity [Evidence IEA];~go_process: GO:0006508 - proteolysis [Evidence IEA];~go_process: GO:0071586 - CAAX-box protein processing [Evidence IEA]), whose amino-acid sequence MYILEQLARFLDRPFIPWKNVLVGFSLGQFLLEGFLSLRQYKVLQRTKPPQVLAGEVSQKVFDQSQSYGRAKAKFGLVAGLYGQIQNLAFIYGDILPKLWGVSGLLLAQYFPSRFQGEISQTLLFVFGFNLISTVLSLPISYYNTFVLEEKFGFNKQTFSLWVTDLLKGQMLGIVLGTPIISAVLKIIQKTGNSFFYYLWLFGVFLQIFAITIYPIVILPLFNKLSPLEPGAIKTGVENLAKKLKFPLQELHVIDGSKRSAHSNAYFYGLPWKKHIVIYDTLIEKSEPEEVVAVLSHELGHWSLSHTTKLFGIAQFHMFYIFALFSAFVSNKSLYQSFGFYSQQPIMIGFLLFSDALAPMDAVVKLLMNILSRKFEFEADAFAVGLGYSEQLAQSLLKLQIQNLSTMDADWMYASYHYSHPILSERLKALGWKGGKVTALKEEDSEKPVKAADREL is encoded by the exons ATGTATATCCTCGAG CAACTGGCGCGTTTCCTCGACCGCCCATTCATCCCCTGGAAGAATGTCCTCGTCGGATTTTCTCTAGGCCAATTTCTTTTGGAGGGCTTTCTGTCTCTCCGTCAGTACAAAGTACTGCAACGGACCAAGCCCCCGCAAGTATTGGCGGGCGAGGTTTCCCAGAAGGTTTTCGATCAGAGTCAG TCTTACGGTCGCGCCAAAGCCAAATTCGGTCTTGTTGCAGGTCTTTACGGTCAAATTCAGAATCTTGCTTTCATCTATGGCGACATTCTCCCCAAGCTTTGGGGAGTCAGCGGTCTCCTGTTGGCACAATACTTTCCTTCTCGGTTCCAAGGTGAAATCTCGCAGACGCTGCTATTTGTCTTCGGATTCAACCTGATCAGCACggttctttctcttcccatctCGTACTACAATACCTTCGTCCTCGAGGAGAAGTTTGGTTTCAACAAGCAGACTTTCAGTCTCTGGGTTACGGACTTGCTCAAGGGACAGATGCTTGGTATCGTACTTGGAACACCCATTATTAGCGCAGTTCTCAAGATCATCCAGAAGACCGGCAACTccttcttctactacttGTGGCTCTTTGGTGTCTTCCTCCAGATCTTCGCTATCACCATCTACCCTATTGTTATCCTGCCCTTGTTCAACAAATTGTCGCCCCTTGAGCCTGGTGCCATCAAGACCGGTGTCGAAAACCTCGCTAAGAAGCTTAAGTTCCCTCTTCAAGAGCTGCATGTTATTGACGGCAGCAAGCGGAGCGCACACAGCAACGCCTACTTCTATGGCCTCCCTTGGAAAAAGCACATCGTCATCTACGACACTTTGATCGAGAAGAGTGAGCCTGAGGAGGTTGTTGCAGTCCTGAGCCATGAACTGGGTCATTGGAGTCTCAGCCACACCACAAAGCTTTTCGGTATTGCTCAG TTCCACATGTTCTACATTTTTGCGCTCTTCTCCGCATTCGTGAGCAACAAGTCTTTGTATCAGTCGTTCGGCTTCTATAGCCAACAGCCCATCATGATCGGATTCCTCTTGTTCTCGGATGCTCTCGCACCGATGGATGCTGTTGTCAAGCTTCTGATGAACATCCTCAGTCGCAAGTTCGAATTCGAAGCTG ATGCCTTTGCGGTCGGTCTCGGTTATTCTGAGCAGCTGGCGCAATCCCTTCTCAAGCTGCAGATCCAGAACTTGAGCACCATGGACGCTGACTGGATGTACGCAAGCTACCACTACTCTCACCCTATTCTTTCCGAGAGACTCAAGGCGCTCGGTTGGAAGGGTGGAAAGGTTACCGCtctcaaggaggaggatagtgAGAAACCAGTTAAGGCGGCTGACCGCGAGCTGTGA